A window of Patagioenas fasciata isolate bPatFas1 chromosome 5, bPatFas1.hap1, whole genome shotgun sequence contains these coding sequences:
- the ZDHHC5 gene encoding palmitoyltransferase ZDHHC5 isoform X2, whose protein sequence is MPAASGKRFKPSKYVPVSAAAIFLVGATTLFFAFTCPGLSLYISPVIPAYNAVVFLFVLANFSMATFMDPGIFPRAEEDEDKEDDFRAPLYKTVEIKGIQVRMKWCATCRFYRPPRCSHCSVCDNCVEEFDHHCPWVNNCIGRRNYRYFFLFLLSLTTHIMGVFGFGLLYVLYQVEELSGVRMAVTMVVMCVAGLFFIPVAGLTGFHVVLVARGRTTNEQVTGKFRGGVNPFTNGCCKNVSRVLCSSPAPRYLGRPKAEQTVLVRPPFLRPDVSDGQVTVKVMDNGIQTELKRTKSKGSLEVTESQSADAEPPPPPKPDLSRYTGLRTHLTLATTEDSSLLGKDSPPTPTMYRYRPGYSSSSSSAALPHSTSAKLSRVNSLKEPNSMCEGGHKPSYRSEPSLEPESFRSPTFGKSFPFDPLSSGSRSSSLKSAQGTGFELGQLQSIRSEGTTSTSYKSLVNQTRNGSLSYDSLLTPSDSPDFESVQAAPEPEAPVGYTSPFLSARIAQQRETDLHGRFAGPPKPVPREPSPVRYDNLSRHIVASIQEREKLLQQPPAAGRDEDAAQPDSGIQSTPGSSNAPRTSSSSDDSKRSPLGKNPLTRPAPPRFGKPEPPAALRARSLGSPDPPAAPHLGKSLSYGSQKPAAPPGGPEPEEVALQPLLPPKDELQLRAAYSKSNGQPKSLGATPGTGQAPLGSPTRGGVKKVSGVGGTTYEISV, encoded by the exons ATGCCAGCAGCGTCGGGAAAGAGGTTCAAACCCAGCAAGTACGTCCCGGTCTCCGCTGCCGCCATCTTCCTAGTGGGAGCCACCACCCTCTTCTTTGCCTTCAC GTGCCCCGGGCTCAGCCTGTACATCTCCCCAGTCATTCCCGCCTACAATGCCGTCGTCTTCCTCTTCGTGCTGGCCAACTTCAGCATGGCCACCTTCATGGACCCCGGCATATTCCCGCGAG CCGAGGAGGACGAGGACAAGGAGGACGACTTCCGGGCCCCGCTCTACAAGACGGTGGAGATCAAGGGCATCCAGGTGCGCATGAAGTGGTGCGCGACCTGCCGCTTCTACCGGCCGCCGCGCTGCTCCCACTGCAGCGTCTGCGACAACTGCGTGGAG GAGTTCGATCATCACTGCCCCTGGGTCAACAACTGCATTGGGCGGCGCAACTACCgctacttcttcctcttcttgctgTCGCTCACCACGCACATCATGGGCGTCTTCGGCTTCGGGCTGCTCTACGTGCTGTACCAGGTGGAGGAGCTCTCCGGCGTCCGCATGGCCGTCAC CATGGTGGTGATGTGTGTGGCCGGGCTGTTCTTCATTCCCGTCGCTGGCCTTACGGGGttccacgtggtgctggtggcgAGGGGCCGCACCACCAACGAGCAG GTGACGGGCAAGTTCCGTGGTGGCGTCAACCCCTTCACCAACGGTTGCTGTAAGAACGTCAGCCGGGTGCTCTGCAGCTCCCCGGCCCCCAG GTACCTCGGGCGCCCCAAGGCTGAGCAGACGgtgctggtgagaccccccttccTGCGGCCAGACGTGTCGGACGGTCAGGTCACGGTCAAGGTCATGGACAACGGTATCCAGACCGAGCTGAAGAGGACGAAG TCCAAGGGGAGCCTGGAGGTGACGGAGAGCCAGTCTGCTGACGCCGAGCCGCCACCCCCACCTAAGCCAGACCTCAGCCGCTACACCGGCCTGAGGACACACTTAACCCTGGCCACCACCGAGG ACAGCAGCTTGCTAGGGAAGGACAGCCCCCCCACGCCCACCATGTACAGGTACCGGCCCggctacagcagcagcagcagctcggcGGCCCTGCCCCACTCCACCAGCGCCAAG CTGAGCCGAGTGAACAGCCTGAAGGAGCCCAACTCCATGTGCGAGGGCGGCCACAAGCCCAGCTACCGCTCGGAGCCCAGCCTGGAGCCCGAGAGCTTCCGCTCGCCCACCTTCGGCAAGAGCTTCCCCTTCGACCCGCTCTCCAGCGGCTCCCGCTCCTCCAGCCTCAAGTCGGCGCAGGGCACGGGCTTTGAGCTGGGGCAGCTGCAGTCCATCCGCTCCGAGGGCACCACCTCCACCTCCTACAAGAGCCTGGTGAACCAGACGCGCAACGGCAGCCTGTCCTACGACAGCCTGCTCACGCCCTCCGACAGCCCCGACTTCGAGTCGGTGCAGGCGGCGCCGGAGCCCGAGGCGCCCGTGGGCTACACCTCGCCCTTCCTCTCGGCGCGCATCGCCCAGCAGCGAGAGACCGACCTGCACGGCCGCTTCGCCGGCCCCCCCAAGCCCGTGCCGCGCGAGCCCTCGCCCGTGCGCTATGACAACCTCTCCCGCCACATCGTGGCCTCCATCCAGGAGCGGgagaagctgctgcagcagccgccGGCCGCGGGCAGGGACGAGGACGCGGCGCAGCCGGACTCGGGCATCCAGTCGACGCCGGGCTCCAGCAACGCGCCGCGCACCAGCTCCTCCTCGGACGATTCCAAGCGCTCGCCGCTGGGCAAGAACCCGCTgacgcgcccggccccgccgcgcttcGGCAAGCCCGAGCCCCCCGCGGCGCTGAGGGCGCGGTCCCTGGGCTCCCCCGACCCGCCTGCCGCCCCCCACCTCGGAAAGTCCCTGTCCTACGGCAGCCAAAAGCCCGCGGCCCCGCCCGGAGGCCCCGAGCCGGAGGAGGTGGCCTTGCAGCCCTTGCTGCCACCAAA GGACGAGCTGCAGCTGCGAGCCGCCTACAGCAAGTCCAACGGGCAGCCCAAGAGCCTGGGGGCCACCCCGGGCACAGGGCAGGCGCCCCTGGGCAGCCCCACCCGCGGAGGAGTCAAGAAGGTCTCTGGGGTGGGGGGCACCACCTACGAGATCTCGGTATGA
- the TMX2 gene encoding thioredoxin-related transmembrane protein 2 isoform X3 translates to MAVLAPLLALLYSVPGLCRWLARPYYPLSALLATAFLLVRKVPPLCQGLPSQREDGNPCDFDWREVEILMFLSAIVMMKNRRSITVEQHIGNIFMFSKVANAILFFRLDIRMGLLYLTLCIVFLMTCKPPLYMGPEYIKYFSDKTIDEELERDKRVTWIVEFFANWSSECQSFAPIFADLSLKYNCSALHFGKVDVGRYTDVQGQHLTPHQAAAHPHPLPGRDGDHAPAADRQEGPGRVLDLL, encoded by the exons ATGGCGGTGCTGGCGCCGCTGCTGGCGCTGCTGTACTCGGTGCCCGGGCTGTGCCGCTGGCTGGCGCGGCCCTACTACCCGCTGTCCGCGCTGCTGGCCACCGCCTTCCTGCTCGTCCGCAAGGTTCCGCcgctctgccaggggctgcccTCGCAGCGGGAGGATGGCAACCCGTGCGACTTCGACTGG cggGAGGTGGAGATCCTCATGTTCCTCAGTGCCATCGTGATGATGAAGAACCGACGCTCCA TCACCGTGGAGCAGCACATTGGGAACATCTTCATGTTCAGCAAAGTGGCAAACGCCATCCTCTTCTTCCGCCTGGACATCCGCATGGGCCTGCTGTACCTCACGCTCTGCATAG TGTTCCTGATGACCTGCAAGCCCCCCCTCTACATGGGCCCTGAGTACATCAAGTATTTCAGCGACAAGACCATAGAC gaggagctggagcgggACAAGAGGGTGACCTGGATCGTTGAGTTCTTTGCCAACTGGTCCAGCGAGTGCCAGTCCTTCGCCCCCATCTTCGCTGACCTCTCGCTCAA GTACAACTGCTCAGCGCTGCACTTTGGGAAGGTGGATGTCGGACGGTACACGGAC GTACAAGGTCAGCACCTCACCCCTCACCAAGCAGCTGcccaccctcatcctcttccaggGCGGGACGGAGACCATGCGCCGGCCGCAGATCGACAAGAAGGGCCGGGCCGTGTCCTGGACCTTCTCTGA
- the SELENOH gene encoding selenoprotein H, translating to MAPRGRKRGARPAVPEAVEQADAPQKRPRTQGQDSPGGTGPRVVIEHCKSURVFGRNAAAVSEALRGAMAHLPVDINPRQPRRNSFEVSLVKEDGSTVELWSGIGKGPPRKLKFPQPEAVVEALKSNLA from the exons ATGGCTCCCCGCGGGAGGAAGCGCGGGGCGCGGCCGGCGGTGCCTGAGGCAGTGGAGCAGGCGGATGCCCCGCAGAAGCGGCCACGCACCCAGGGCCAGGACAGCCCAGGGGGCACCGGCCCCCGCGTCGTCATCGAGCACTG caaAAGCTGACGGGTGTTCGGGCGTAACGCGGCGGCGGTGAGCGAGGCCCTGCGCGGGGCCATGGCCCATCTCCCCGTGGACATCAACCCCCGGCAGCCGCGCAGGAACAGCTTCGAGGTGTCCCTGGTGAAGGAGGATGGCAGCA CCGTGGAGCTGTGGAGTGGCATAGGGAAGGGGCCCCCCCGCAAACTGAAGTTCCCCCAGCCAGAGGCCGTGGTGGAAGCGCTGAAGAGCAACTTGGCATAG
- the BTBD18 gene encoding BTB/POZ domain-containing protein 18 isoform X1, translating to MSMGSPSATPRLLYRSTRLLRAAFQHLHQQQQRADVFCDVVLQAEGEQAARPRSCWCSGGCVGRVPMAPGEGQGERGGPQGSDSSCCVAGEAVVAHCCVLSVCSPFFMEQLGRELPPRGRRVVLELGGLRIRALRKLVRFLYTAELEATWEEAQEVLAAARRLRVTELESLQLRGGRLMRPGPQRQLDRSCLRPARHGCPAVGGRAEPGGATVPPGSTTVPPRERSCSPGTAHPSPGPVGRVKLRKVESGGCWEVVQEWQPRALAAGDAGVTEPQPLSDKDALEQAGRRSPHQRPSPAAWRKQEQVPPAPLQGHRQVVALGDPLGNPEEEDVDVGTLEPCLPPGTVCVWPCPSSESDEDVDVLT from the coding sequence ATGTCCATGGGCTCTCCGTCGGCCACCCCGAGGCTGCTGTACCGCAGCACCCGCCTGCTCCGCGCGGCCTTCCAGCAcctccaccagcagcagcagcgagcaGACGTCTTCTGcgatgtggtgcttcaggctgaaGGTGAGCAGGCAGCACGGCctcggagctgctggtgctcGGGAGGATGCGTGggcagggtccccatggcccCCGGGGAGGGCCAGGGAGAGCGCGGAGGACCGCAGGGCAGTGACAGCAGCTGTTGTGTTGCAGGCGAGGCGGTTGTGGCCCACTGCTGCGTCCTCTCCGTCTGCAGCCCCTTCTTCATGGAGCAGCTGGGTCGGGAGCTGCCCCCCCGGGGCCGCAGGGTGGTGCTGGAGCTGGGAGGGCTGAGGATCAGGGCGCTGCGCAAGCTGGTGCGTTTCCTCTACACGGCCGAGCTGGAGGCCACGTGGGAGGAGGCGCAGGAGGTGCTGGCAGCCGCCCGCCGCCTCCGCGTCACCGAGCTCGAGTCGCTGCAGCTGCGGGGGGGACGCCTGATGCGGCCGGGGCCCCAGCGGCAGCTCGACCGCTCCTGCCTGCGCCCAGCCCGGCACGGCTGCCCCGCGGTGGGCGGCAGAGCTGAGCCCGGCGGTGCCACTGTCCCCCCGGGGAGCACCACTGTCCCCCCACGTGAGCGGTCGTGCTCTCCAGGGACCGCGCaccccagccccggccccgtGGGGCGGGTGAAGCTGCGGAAGGTGGAGAGCGGGGGGTGCTGGGAGGTGGTGCAGGAGTGGCAGCCCCGCGCGCTGGCAGCAGGCGATGCTGGGGTGACAGAACCGCAGCCCCTGTCAGACAAGGATGcactggagcaggcaggcagGCGCTCCCCCCACCAGCGGCCCTCACCAGcagcctggaggaagcaggagCAGGTGCCCCCCGCACCCCTACAGGGTCACAGGcaggtggtggcactgggggacccCCTGGGTAACCCTGAGGAGGAGGATGTGGACGTGGGGACGCTGGAGCCGTGCCTGCCCCCTGGCACTGTCTGTGTCTGGCCCTGCCCCTCATCCGAGTCGGACGAGGATGTGGATGTGCTCACTTAG
- the TMX2 gene encoding thioredoxin-related transmembrane protein 2 isoform X2 — protein sequence MAVLAPLLALLYSVPGLCRWLARPYYPLSALLATAFLLVRKVPPLCQGLPSQREDGNPCDFDWREVEILMFLSAIVMMKNRRSITVEQHIGNIFMFSKVANAILFFRLDIRMGLLYLTLCIVFLMTCKPPLYMGPEYIKYFSDKTIDEELERDKRVTWIVEFFANWSSECQSFAPIFADLSLKYNCSALHFGKVDVGRYTDVSTRYKVSTSPLTKQLPTLILFQGGTETMRRPQIDKKGRAVSWTFSEENVIREFNLNELYQRAKKQLKPREEGPEESPAAKAPLPGETKKDK from the exons ATGGCGGTGCTGGCGCCGCTGCTGGCGCTGCTGTACTCGGTGCCCGGGCTGTGCCGCTGGCTGGCGCGGCCCTACTACCCGCTGTCCGCGCTGCTGGCCACCGCCTTCCTGCTCGTCCGCAAGGTTCCGCcgctctgccaggggctgcccTCGCAGCGGGAGGATGGCAACCCGTGCGACTTCGACTGG cggGAGGTGGAGATCCTCATGTTCCTCAGTGCCATCGTGATGATGAAGAACCGACGCTCCA TCACCGTGGAGCAGCACATTGGGAACATCTTCATGTTCAGCAAAGTGGCAAACGCCATCCTCTTCTTCCGCCTGGACATCCGCATGGGCCTGCTGTACCTCACGCTCTGCATAG TGTTCCTGATGACCTGCAAGCCCCCCCTCTACATGGGCCCTGAGTACATCAAGTATTTCAGCGACAAGACCATAGAC gaggagctggagcgggACAAGAGGGTGACCTGGATCGTTGAGTTCTTTGCCAACTGGTCCAGCGAGTGCCAGTCCTTCGCCCCCATCTTCGCTGACCTCTCGCTCAA GTACAACTGCTCAGCGCTGCACTTTGGGAAGGTGGATGTCGGACGGTACACGGACGTCAGCACCAG GTACAAGGTCAGCACCTCACCCCTCACCAAGCAGCTGcccaccctcatcctcttccaggGCGGGACGGAGACCATGCGCCGGCCGCAGATCGACAAGAAGGGCCGGGCCGTGTCCTGGACCTTCTCTGAG GAGAACGTGATCCGGGAGTTCAACCTCAACGAGCTCTACCAGAGGGCCAAGAAGCAGCTGAAGCCTCGGGAGGAGGGGCCTGAGGAATCCCCCGCAGCGAAGGCACCATTGCCGGGGGAGACCAAGAAGGACAAGTAG
- the TMX2 gene encoding thioredoxin-related transmembrane protein 2 isoform X1: protein MAVLAPLLALLYSVPGLCRWLARPYYPLSALLATAFLLVRKVPPLCQGLPSQREDGNPCDFDWREVEILMFLSAIVMMKNRRSITVEQHIGNIFMFSKVANAILFFRLDIRMGLLYLTLCIVFLMTCKPPLYMGPEYIKYFSDKTIDEELERDKRVTWIVEFFANWSSECQSFAPIFADLSLKYNCSALHFGKVDVGRYTDVSTRSGGTGWAVGPGWDLWEPPAHSAAQSPHQPLPSCCRYKVSTSPLTKQLPTLILFQGGTETMRRPQIDKKGRAVSWTFSEENVIREFNLNELYQRAKKQLKPREEGPEESPAAKAPLPGETKKDK, encoded by the exons ATGGCGGTGCTGGCGCCGCTGCTGGCGCTGCTGTACTCGGTGCCCGGGCTGTGCCGCTGGCTGGCGCGGCCCTACTACCCGCTGTCCGCGCTGCTGGCCACCGCCTTCCTGCTCGTCCGCAAGGTTCCGCcgctctgccaggggctgcccTCGCAGCGGGAGGATGGCAACCCGTGCGACTTCGACTGG cggGAGGTGGAGATCCTCATGTTCCTCAGTGCCATCGTGATGATGAAGAACCGACGCTCCA TCACCGTGGAGCAGCACATTGGGAACATCTTCATGTTCAGCAAAGTGGCAAACGCCATCCTCTTCTTCCGCCTGGACATCCGCATGGGCCTGCTGTACCTCACGCTCTGCATAG TGTTCCTGATGACCTGCAAGCCCCCCCTCTACATGGGCCCTGAGTACATCAAGTATTTCAGCGACAAGACCATAGAC gaggagctggagcgggACAAGAGGGTGACCTGGATCGTTGAGTTCTTTGCCAACTGGTCCAGCGAGTGCCAGTCCTTCGCCCCCATCTTCGCTGACCTCTCGCTCAA GTACAACTGCTCAGCGCTGCACTTTGGGAAGGTGGATGTCGGACGGTACACGGACGTCAGCACCAGGTCTGGGGGGACAGGCTGGGCAGTGGGGCCGGGCTGGGATCTCTGGGAGCCCCCAGCTCACTCAGCTGCCCAGAGTCCCCACCAGCCTCTGCCGTCCTGCTGCAGGTACAAGGTCAGCACCTCACCCCTCACCAAGCAGCTGcccaccctcatcctcttccaggGCGGGACGGAGACCATGCGCCGGCCGCAGATCGACAAGAAGGGCCGGGCCGTGTCCTGGACCTTCTCTGAG GAGAACGTGATCCGGGAGTTCAACCTCAACGAGCTCTACCAGAGGGCCAAGAAGCAGCTGAAGCCTCGGGAGGAGGGGCCTGAGGAATCCCCCGCAGCGAAGGCACCATTGCCGGGGGAGACCAAGAAGGACAAGTAG
- the MED19 gene encoding mediator of RNA polymerase II transcription subunit 19, with amino-acid sequence MENFSALFGGAEPPPAAAAAALGFGPAKPPATGAAPPPIAAAPPPGEDAARKAATGPFYLLRELPGTTELTGSTNLITHYNLEHAYNKFCGKKVKEKLSNFLPDLPGMIDLPGSHDNSSLRSLIEKPPICGSSFTPLTGTMLTGFRLHAGPLPEQCRLMHIQPPKKKNKHKHKQSRTQDPVPPETPSDSDHKKKKKKKEEDPERKRKKKEKKKKKNRHSPEHPGVGGSQASSSSSLR; translated from the exons ATGGAGAACTTCTCCGCGCTGTTCGGCGGCGCcgagccgccgcccgccgccgccgccgccgccctggGCTTCGGGCCCGCTAAGCCGCCGGCCACCGGGGCCGCACCACCCCCCatcgccgccgcgccgccgccgggcgaAGACGCGGCCCGCAAGGCCGCCACCGGCCCCTTCTACCTGCTGCGGGAGCTGCCAG GCACCACGGAGCTGACGGGCAGCACCAACCTGATCACGCACTACAACCTGGAGCACGCCTACAACAAGTTCTGCGGCAAGAAGGTGAAGGAGAAGCTCAGCAACTTCCTCCCCGACCTGCCCGGCATGATCGACCTGCCCGGCTCCCACGACAACAGCAGCCTGCGCTCCCTCATCGAGAAGCCCCCGATCTGCGGCAGCTCCTTCACCCCCCTCACGGGCACCATGCTGACCGGCTTCCGCCTGCACGCCGGCCCG CTGCCCGAGCAGTGTCGGCTGATGCACATCCAGCCGCCTAAGAAGAAGAACAAGCACAAGCACAAGCAGAGCCGCACACAGGATCCCGTCCCCCCAG AAACCCCCTCGGACTCCGaccacaagaagaaaaagaagaaaaaagaggaggaTCCGGAacgaaagaggaaaaagaaagagaagaagaagaagaag AACCGGCACAGCCCCGAGCACCCGGGGGTGGGCGGCTCccaggccagcagcagcagcagcctgcggTGA
- the BTBD18 gene encoding BTB/POZ domain-containing protein 18 isoform X2, giving the protein MSMGSPSATPRLLYRSTRLLRAAFQHLHQQQQRADVFCDVVLQAEGEAVVAHCCVLSVCSPFFMEQLGRELPPRGRRVVLELGGLRIRALRKLVRFLYTAELEATWEEAQEVLAAARRLRVTELESLQLRGGRLMRPGPQRQLDRSCLRPARHGCPAVGGRAEPGGATVPPGSTTVPPRERSCSPGTAHPSPGPVGRVKLRKVESGGCWEVVQEWQPRALAAGDAGVTEPQPLSDKDALEQAGRRSPHQRPSPAAWRKQEQVPPAPLQGHRQVVALGDPLGNPEEEDVDVGTLEPCLPPGTVCVWPCPSSESDEDVDVLT; this is encoded by the exons ATGTCCATGGGCTCTCCGTCGGCCACCCCGAGGCTGCTGTACCGCAGCACCCGCCTGCTCCGCGCGGCCTTCCAGCAcctccaccagcagcagcagcgagcaGACGTCTTCTGcgatgtggtgcttcaggctgaaG GCGAGGCGGTTGTGGCCCACTGCTGCGTCCTCTCCGTCTGCAGCCCCTTCTTCATGGAGCAGCTGGGTCGGGAGCTGCCCCCCCGGGGCCGCAGGGTGGTGCTGGAGCTGGGAGGGCTGAGGATCAGGGCGCTGCGCAAGCTGGTGCGTTTCCTCTACACGGCCGAGCTGGAGGCCACGTGGGAGGAGGCGCAGGAGGTGCTGGCAGCCGCCCGCCGCCTCCGCGTCACCGAGCTCGAGTCGCTGCAGCTGCGGGGGGGACGCCTGATGCGGCCGGGGCCCCAGCGGCAGCTCGACCGCTCCTGCCTGCGCCCAGCCCGGCACGGCTGCCCCGCGGTGGGCGGCAGAGCTGAGCCCGGCGGTGCCACTGTCCCCCCGGGGAGCACCACTGTCCCCCCACGTGAGCGGTCGTGCTCTCCAGGGACCGCGCaccccagccccggccccgtGGGGCGGGTGAAGCTGCGGAAGGTGGAGAGCGGGGGGTGCTGGGAGGTGGTGCAGGAGTGGCAGCCCCGCGCGCTGGCAGCAGGCGATGCTGGGGTGACAGAACCGCAGCCCCTGTCAGACAAGGATGcactggagcaggcaggcagGCGCTCCCCCCACCAGCGGCCCTCACCAGcagcctggaggaagcaggagCAGGTGCCCCCCGCACCCCTACAGGGTCACAGGcaggtggtggcactgggggacccCCTGGGTAACCCTGAGGAGGAGGATGTGGACGTGGGGACGCTGGAGCCGTGCCTGCCCCCTGGCACTGTCTGTGTCTGGCCCTGCCCCTCATCCGAGTCGGACGAGGATGTGGATGTGCTCACTTAG
- the ZDHHC5 gene encoding palmitoyltransferase ZDHHC5 isoform X1: MPAASGKRFKPSKYVPVSAAAIFLVGATTLFFAFTCPGLSLYISPVIPAYNAVVFLFVLANFSMATFMDPGIFPRAEEDEDKEDDFRAPLYKTVEIKGIQVRMKWCATCRFYRPPRCSHCSVCDNCVEEFDHHCPWVNNCIGRRNYRYFFLFLLSLTTHIMGVFGFGLLYVLYQVEELSGVRMAVTMVVMCVAGLFFIPVAGLTGFHVVLVARGRTTNEQVTGKFRGGVNPFTNGCCKNVSRVLCSSPAPRYLGRPKAEQTVLVRPPFLRPDVSDGQVTVKVMDNGIQTELKRTKVRTGGIGAPHLGTLRAAQGCESASSKGSLEVTESQSADAEPPPPPKPDLSRYTGLRTHLTLATTEDSSLLGKDSPPTPTMYRYRPGYSSSSSSAALPHSTSAKLSRVNSLKEPNSMCEGGHKPSYRSEPSLEPESFRSPTFGKSFPFDPLSSGSRSSSLKSAQGTGFELGQLQSIRSEGTTSTSYKSLVNQTRNGSLSYDSLLTPSDSPDFESVQAAPEPEAPVGYTSPFLSARIAQQRETDLHGRFAGPPKPVPREPSPVRYDNLSRHIVASIQEREKLLQQPPAAGRDEDAAQPDSGIQSTPGSSNAPRTSSSSDDSKRSPLGKNPLTRPAPPRFGKPEPPAALRARSLGSPDPPAAPHLGKSLSYGSQKPAAPPGGPEPEEVALQPLLPPKDELQLRAAYSKSNGQPKSLGATPGTGQAPLGSPTRGGVKKVSGVGGTTYEISV, translated from the exons ATGCCAGCAGCGTCGGGAAAGAGGTTCAAACCCAGCAAGTACGTCCCGGTCTCCGCTGCCGCCATCTTCCTAGTGGGAGCCACCACCCTCTTCTTTGCCTTCAC GTGCCCCGGGCTCAGCCTGTACATCTCCCCAGTCATTCCCGCCTACAATGCCGTCGTCTTCCTCTTCGTGCTGGCCAACTTCAGCATGGCCACCTTCATGGACCCCGGCATATTCCCGCGAG CCGAGGAGGACGAGGACAAGGAGGACGACTTCCGGGCCCCGCTCTACAAGACGGTGGAGATCAAGGGCATCCAGGTGCGCATGAAGTGGTGCGCGACCTGCCGCTTCTACCGGCCGCCGCGCTGCTCCCACTGCAGCGTCTGCGACAACTGCGTGGAG GAGTTCGATCATCACTGCCCCTGGGTCAACAACTGCATTGGGCGGCGCAACTACCgctacttcttcctcttcttgctgTCGCTCACCACGCACATCATGGGCGTCTTCGGCTTCGGGCTGCTCTACGTGCTGTACCAGGTGGAGGAGCTCTCCGGCGTCCGCATGGCCGTCAC CATGGTGGTGATGTGTGTGGCCGGGCTGTTCTTCATTCCCGTCGCTGGCCTTACGGGGttccacgtggtgctggtggcgAGGGGCCGCACCACCAACGAGCAG GTGACGGGCAAGTTCCGTGGTGGCGTCAACCCCTTCACCAACGGTTGCTGTAAGAACGTCAGCCGGGTGCTCTGCAGCTCCCCGGCCCCCAG GTACCTCGGGCGCCCCAAGGCTGAGCAGACGgtgctggtgagaccccccttccTGCGGCCAGACGTGTCGGACGGTCAGGTCACGGTCAAGGTCATGGACAACGGTATCCAGACCGAGCTGAAGAGGACGAAGGTGAGGACGGGGGGGATCGGTGCTCCCCACCTTGGGACCCTCCGCGCAGCCCAGGGTTGCGAGTCTGCATCC TCCAAGGGGAGCCTGGAGGTGACGGAGAGCCAGTCTGCTGACGCCGAGCCGCCACCCCCACCTAAGCCAGACCTCAGCCGCTACACCGGCCTGAGGACACACTTAACCCTGGCCACCACCGAGG ACAGCAGCTTGCTAGGGAAGGACAGCCCCCCCACGCCCACCATGTACAGGTACCGGCCCggctacagcagcagcagcagctcggcGGCCCTGCCCCACTCCACCAGCGCCAAG CTGAGCCGAGTGAACAGCCTGAAGGAGCCCAACTCCATGTGCGAGGGCGGCCACAAGCCCAGCTACCGCTCGGAGCCCAGCCTGGAGCCCGAGAGCTTCCGCTCGCCCACCTTCGGCAAGAGCTTCCCCTTCGACCCGCTCTCCAGCGGCTCCCGCTCCTCCAGCCTCAAGTCGGCGCAGGGCACGGGCTTTGAGCTGGGGCAGCTGCAGTCCATCCGCTCCGAGGGCACCACCTCCACCTCCTACAAGAGCCTGGTGAACCAGACGCGCAACGGCAGCCTGTCCTACGACAGCCTGCTCACGCCCTCCGACAGCCCCGACTTCGAGTCGGTGCAGGCGGCGCCGGAGCCCGAGGCGCCCGTGGGCTACACCTCGCCCTTCCTCTCGGCGCGCATCGCCCAGCAGCGAGAGACCGACCTGCACGGCCGCTTCGCCGGCCCCCCCAAGCCCGTGCCGCGCGAGCCCTCGCCCGTGCGCTATGACAACCTCTCCCGCCACATCGTGGCCTCCATCCAGGAGCGGgagaagctgctgcagcagccgccGGCCGCGGGCAGGGACGAGGACGCGGCGCAGCCGGACTCGGGCATCCAGTCGACGCCGGGCTCCAGCAACGCGCCGCGCACCAGCTCCTCCTCGGACGATTCCAAGCGCTCGCCGCTGGGCAAGAACCCGCTgacgcgcccggccccgccgcgcttcGGCAAGCCCGAGCCCCCCGCGGCGCTGAGGGCGCGGTCCCTGGGCTCCCCCGACCCGCCTGCCGCCCCCCACCTCGGAAAGTCCCTGTCCTACGGCAGCCAAAAGCCCGCGGCCCCGCCCGGAGGCCCCGAGCCGGAGGAGGTGGCCTTGCAGCCCTTGCTGCCACCAAA GGACGAGCTGCAGCTGCGAGCCGCCTACAGCAAGTCCAACGGGCAGCCCAAGAGCCTGGGGGCCACCCCGGGCACAGGGCAGGCGCCCCTGGGCAGCCCCACCCGCGGAGGAGTCAAGAAGGTCTCTGGGGTGGGGGGCACCACCTACGAGATCTCGGTATGA